The Actinomycetota bacterium genome contains the following window.
GTGGCCGTCGAGCAGCGAATACTCGGAATGGGTGTGCAGGTGGACGAACGGCATCGTGCTACTCCGGAAGACCGGTCGTGCGGGAGAGAGCGGTGCGGTAACCGTCGGCGCCGTAGTTGAGCGAGCGGTTGACGCGGGCGATCGTGGTGGCCGACGCGCCGGTCGCCTCCTGGATGTCGGTGTAGTGGGCGCCGGCGGCGAGCATGCGCGCTACGGCGAGGCGCTGCGCGAGGTCGTGGATCTCCTTGGGAGTGGCAACGTCCTGCAGGAACGCGTAGACCTCGTCGGGCGTGTGCAGCGCCCGGAACGCATCGAGCAGGTGTTCGACGTCGGAGGTCCTGATGCGGTCTTCAGGCAC
Protein-coding sequences here:
- a CDS encoding TrpR YerC/YecD, whose amino-acid sequence is MLATTSCASRPQPQLPGGESRIVPEDRIRTSDVEHLLDAFRALHTPDEVYAFLQDVATPKEIHDLAQRLAVARMLAAGAHYTDIQEATGASATTIARVNRSLNYGADGYRTALSRTTGLPE